From one Streptomyces sp. ICC1 genomic stretch:
- the hemW gene encoding radical SAM family heme chaperone HemW — MPSALPDGEPMPEDGSLPLHALAGAGERPLGFYLHVPYCATRCGYCDFNTYTATELRGTGGVLASRENYADTLIDEVRLARKVLGDDPRAVRTVFVGGGTPTLLPARDLVRMLAAIREEFGLAEDAEVTTEANPESVNPEYLAELRAGGFNRISFGMQSAKQHVLKVLDRTHTPGRPEACVAEARAAGFEHVNLDLIYGTPGESDEDWRASLTAALGAGPDHISAYALIVEEGTQLARRIRRGEVPMTDDDVHADRYLILDSVMAGAGYSWYEVSNWATSEAGRCLHNELYWRGADWWGAGPGAHSHVGGVRWWNVKHPGAYAAALAEGRSPGAGRELLSAEDRRVERILLELRLVDGVPLSLLAPAGLTASRKALADGLLETAPYEAGRAVLTLRGRLLADAVVRDLVD, encoded by the coding sequence ATGCCTTCCGCACTGCCCGACGGTGAACCCATGCCCGAAGACGGCTCGCTGCCGCTCCACGCCCTGGCGGGAGCCGGGGAGCGGCCGCTCGGGTTCTACCTGCACGTCCCGTACTGCGCCACGCGCTGCGGGTACTGCGACTTCAACACCTACACGGCCACCGAGCTGCGGGGCACCGGAGGCGTGCTCGCCTCCCGGGAGAACTACGCGGACACCCTGATCGACGAGGTCAGGCTGGCCCGCAAGGTCCTCGGGGACGACCCCCGGGCCGTGCGGACGGTGTTCGTGGGCGGCGGTACGCCCACGCTGCTGCCCGCGCGCGACCTCGTACGGATGCTCGCGGCGATCCGCGAGGAGTTCGGGCTGGCCGAGGACGCCGAGGTCACCACCGAGGCGAACCCGGAGTCGGTGAACCCGGAGTACCTCGCGGAGCTGCGGGCCGGCGGCTTCAACCGGATCTCCTTCGGCATGCAGAGCGCGAAGCAGCACGTCCTGAAGGTCCTGGACCGCACCCACACCCCCGGCCGGCCGGAGGCGTGCGTCGCGGAGGCGCGGGCCGCGGGCTTCGAGCACGTGAACCTGGACCTGATCTACGGCACGCCGGGGGAATCGGACGAGGACTGGCGGGCGTCGCTGACGGCGGCGCTCGGGGCCGGGCCGGACCACATCAGCGCCTACGCGCTGATCGTGGAGGAGGGAACCCAGCTCGCGCGGCGGATCCGGCGGGGCGAGGTCCCGATGACGGACGACGACGTCCACGCGGACCGGTACCTGATCCTCGACTCGGTGATGGCCGGGGCCGGGTACTCCTGGTACGAGGTCTCGAACTGGGCCACGTCCGAGGCCGGGCGGTGCCTGCACAACGAGCTGTACTGGCGCGGGGCCGACTGGTGGGGCGCGGGCCCCGGAGCCCACTCGCACGTGGGCGGGGTGCGGTGGTGGAACGTGAAGCACCCCGGCGCGTACGCCGCTGCGCTGGCGGAAGGACGGTCGCCCGGCGCCGGGCGCGAGCTCCTCTCGGCGGAGGACCGCCGGGTCGAGCGGATCCTGCTGGAGCTGCGGCTCGTGGACGGCGTCCCGCTGTCCCTGCTGGCTCCGGCGGGGCTCACGGCCTCCCGCAAGGCCCTGGCCGACGGCCTGCTCGAAACCGCCCCGTACGAGGCCGGGCGGGCCGTCCTGACCCTGCGCGGCCGCCTCCTGGCCGACGCGGTGGTCCGGGACCTGGTCGACTGA
- the rpsT gene encoding 30S ribosomal protein S20 has protein sequence MANIKSQVKRNKTNEKARLRNKAVKSSLKTAIRKAREAVVAGDVEKATVASRDASRALDKAVSKGVIHKNAAANKKSALAIKVASLQG, from the coding sequence GTGGCGAACATCAAGTCCCAGGTCAAGCGCAACAAGACGAACGAGAAGGCTCGCCTTCGCAACAAGGCCGTCAAGTCCTCGCTCAAGACCGCGATCCGCAAGGCCCGTGAGGCCGTCGTCGCCGGTGACGTCGAGAAGGCCACCGTGGCCTCCCGCGACGCCTCCCGCGCGCTCGACAAGGCCGTCTCGAAGGGTGTCATCCACAAGAACGCCGCCGCCAACAAGAAGTCGGCGCTGGCGATCAAGGTTGCCTCCCTTCAGGGCTGA
- the lepA gene encoding translation elongation factor 4, with product MPAIPSHVPEPSRTDPALIRNFCIIAHIDHGKSTLADRMLQLTGVVDSRQMRAQYLDRMDIERERGITIKSQAVRLPWAPNTGEDLGKTHILNMIDTPGHVDFTYEVSRSLAACEGTVLLVDAAQGIEAQTLANLYLAMEKDLAIVPVLNKIDLPAAQPEKFAEELANLVGCQPEDVLRVSAKTGLGVDVLLDKIVATVPAPVGPKDAPARAMIFDSVYDSYRGVVTYVRVVDGQLNKRERIRMMSTGATHELLEIGVSSPEMTPADGIGVGEVGYIITGVKDVRQSKVGDTITSLHNGATEALGGYKDPRPMVFSGLYPLDGSDYPDLREALDKLQLNDAALVYEPETSAALGFGFRVGFLGLLHLDVVRERLEREFGLDLIATAPNVVYRVVMEDGKEVSVTNPSEFPEGKISDVFEPVVRATLLAPSEFIGAIMELCQQRRGTLLGMDYLSEDRVEIRYTLPLAEIVFDFFDQLKSKTRGYASLDYEPTGEQSGSLVKVDILLHGDKVDAFSAVCHKDAAYAYGVRLVAKLRELIPRQAFEIPIQAAVGSRVIARETIRAIRKDVLAKCYGGDISRKRKLLEKQKEGKKRMKMVGSVEVPQEAFIAVLSSDESSGKKK from the coding sequence GTGCCCGCGATCCCCAGCCACGTGCCCGAGCCGAGCCGTACCGACCCGGCGCTGATCCGCAATTTCTGCATCATCGCGCACATCGACCACGGCAAGTCGACGCTTGCCGACCGGATGCTCCAGCTCACCGGTGTGGTGGACTCGCGGCAGATGCGCGCCCAGTACCTCGACCGCATGGACATCGAGCGTGAGCGCGGCATCACGATCAAGTCCCAGGCGGTCCGACTGCCGTGGGCGCCGAACACGGGCGAGGACCTGGGCAAGACCCACATCCTCAACATGATCGACACCCCCGGGCACGTCGACTTCACCTACGAGGTCTCGCGCTCCCTGGCGGCCTGCGAGGGCACGGTCCTCCTGGTGGACGCGGCCCAGGGCATCGAGGCGCAGACCCTCGCCAACCTGTACCTGGCGATGGAGAAGGACCTGGCGATCGTCCCGGTCCTGAACAAGATCGACCTGCCGGCCGCGCAGCCGGAGAAGTTCGCCGAGGAGCTCGCGAACCTGGTCGGCTGCCAGCCCGAGGACGTCCTGCGGGTCTCCGCGAAGACCGGTCTCGGCGTGGACGTGCTGCTCGACAAGATCGTCGCCACGGTCCCGGCCCCGGTCGGCCCCAAGGACGCCCCCGCCCGCGCCATGATCTTCGACTCCGTGTACGACTCGTACCGCGGTGTCGTCACGTACGTGCGTGTGGTCGACGGCCAGCTCAACAAGCGCGAGCGCATCCGGATGATGTCCACCGGAGCCACGCACGAGCTGCTGGAGATCGGCGTCTCCTCCCCGGAGATGACCCCGGCCGACGGCATCGGCGTCGGCGAGGTCGGCTACATCATCACCGGCGTGAAGGACGTCCGCCAGTCCAAGGTCGGTGACACCATCACCAGCCTGCACAACGGCGCGACCGAGGCCCTCGGCGGCTACAAGGACCCGCGTCCGATGGTCTTCTCGGGCCTGTACCCGCTCGACGGCTCGGACTACCCGGACCTGCGCGAGGCCCTGGACAAGCTCCAGCTCAACGACGCCGCGCTCGTGTACGAGCCGGAGACCTCGGCAGCCCTGGGCTTCGGCTTCCGCGTCGGTTTCCTCGGCCTGCTCCACCTGGACGTGGTGCGCGAGCGCCTGGAGCGCGAGTTCGGTCTCGACCTGATCGCCACCGCGCCGAACGTGGTCTACCGCGTCGTCATGGAGGACGGCAAGGAAGTCTCCGTCACCAACCCGAGCGAGTTCCCCGAGGGCAAGATCTCGGACGTGTTCGAGCCGGTCGTCCGGGCCACCCTGCTCGCGCCCTCCGAGTTCATCGGCGCGATCATGGAGCTCTGCCAGCAGCGCCGCGGCACCCTCCTCGGGATGGACTACCTCTCCGAGGACCGGGTCGAGATCCGCTACACGCTCCCGCTCGCGGAGATCGTCTTCGACTTCTTCGACCAGCTGAAGTCCAAGACGCGCGGTTACGCCTCCCTCGACTACGAGCCCACCGGCGAGCAGTCGGGCAGCCTGGTCAAGGTCGACATCCTGCTGCACGGCGACAAGGTCGACGCCTTCTCCGCCGTCTGCCACAAGGACGCCGCCTACGCCTACGGCGTGCGCCTCGTCGCCAAGCTGCGCGAGCTCATCCCGCGGCAGGCCTTCGAGATCCCGATCCAGGCGGCCGTCGGCTCCCGCGTCATCGCGCGCGAGACCATCCGCGCCATCCGCAAGGACGTCCTGGCCAAGTGCTACGGCGGTGACATCTCCCGCAAGCGGAAGCTGCTGGAGAAGCAGAAGGAAGGCAAGAAGCGGATGAAGATGGTCGGCTCCGTGGAGGTTCCGCAGGAAGCCTTCATCGCCGTCCTCTCCAGCGACGAGTCCAGCGGCAAGAAGAAGTAG
- a CDS encoding MBL fold metallo-hydrolase has product MDVRWEEAGWERLTDRAGRRRLPVWDCTVGLVVGDDSALLIDPGSSVREGALVRAEAERLAGRRVTHIAFTHGHFDHVLGGAVFAGAEVYGPVGLDTLLSVSHDDLRADAVRHGLAPAEAAEAVDLLVVPRHLVSGEWTLDLGGVQVLLANVGPGHTRHDLAAFVPGGGQEVVFCGDLVEESGEPQAGPDSVPRQWPAALDRLLALGGDDALYVPGHGAVVDAAFVRAQRATLAARFGVSGT; this is encoded by the coding sequence ATGGACGTGCGTTGGGAAGAGGCGGGCTGGGAACGGCTCACCGATCGGGCCGGCCGGCGGCGGCTGCCGGTGTGGGATTGCACGGTGGGACTGGTGGTGGGCGACGATTCGGCCCTCCTGATCGACCCCGGCTCCTCGGTCCGGGAGGGTGCCCTCGTACGGGCCGAGGCGGAGCGGCTGGCGGGCCGGCGCGTGACCCATATCGCATTCACACACGGACATTTCGACCACGTGCTGGGCGGTGCGGTGTTCGCGGGGGCGGAGGTCTACGGACCCGTCGGCCTGGACACCCTGCTGTCCGTCAGCCATGACGACCTGCGGGCCGACGCGGTCCGGCACGGTCTGGCGCCGGCCGAGGCCGCCGAGGCGGTGGACCTGCTGGTGGTCCCCCGGCACCTGGTGTCGGGCGAGTGGACGCTCGACCTGGGCGGCGTACAGGTGCTGCTGGCGAACGTGGGCCCCGGGCACACCCGGCACGACCTGGCCGCCTTCGTCCCGGGCGGCGGGCAGGAGGTCGTCTTCTGCGGCGACCTCGTCGAGGAGTCGGGCGAACCCCAGGCCGGCCCGGACTCCGTTCCGCGGCAGTGGCCGGCGGCGCTCGACCGGCTGCTCGCCCTGGGCGGGGACGACGCGCTGTACGTGCCGGGTCACGGAGCGGTGGTCGACGCGGCCTTCGTCCGTGCGCAACGCGCCACACTGGCGGCCCGCTTCGGCGTGTCGGGCACCTGA
- the hrcA gene encoding heat-inducible transcriptional repressor HrcA has translation MLSERRLEVLRAIVQDYVGTEEPVGSKALTERHRLGVSPATVRNDMAVLEEEGYIAQPHTSAGRIPTDKGYRLFVDRLAGVKPLSTPERRAIQNFLDGAVDLDDVVGRTVRLLAQLTRQVAVVQYPSLTRSTVRHVELLSLAPARLMLVLITDTGRVEQRLVDCQTPFGEASLADLRARLNSRVVGRRFTDVPPLVQDLPESFDTDDRVTVKAVLDTLLETLVEEAEERLMIGGTANLTRFGHDFPLTIRPVLEALEEQVVLLKLLGEASESGMAVKIGHENAYEGLNSTSVVSVGYGSGGEAVAKLGVVGPTRMDYPGTMGAVRAVARYVGQILAES, from the coding sequence ATGCTCAGCGAACGCAGACTCGAAGTGCTGCGCGCCATCGTCCAGGACTACGTCGGGACGGAGGAGCCGGTCGGCTCCAAGGCGCTCACCGAGCGGCACCGCCTCGGCGTCTCGCCCGCCACCGTGCGCAACGACATGGCCGTGCTGGAGGAAGAGGGCTACATCGCCCAGCCCCACACCAGCGCCGGCCGGATCCCCACCGACAAGGGCTACCGGCTCTTCGTCGACAGGCTGGCGGGGGTCAAACCGCTGTCGACGCCCGAGCGCCGGGCCATCCAGAACTTCCTCGACGGCGCCGTCGACCTCGACGACGTCGTCGGCCGGACCGTGCGGCTGCTCGCGCAGCTGACCCGGCAGGTCGCGGTCGTCCAGTACCCGAGCCTGACCCGGTCCACCGTCCGGCACGTGGAGCTGCTCTCGCTGGCCCCGGCCCGCCTGATGCTCGTGCTCATCACGGACACCGGCCGGGTCGAGCAGCGGCTCGTCGACTGCCAGACCCCCTTCGGGGAGGCCTCGCTCGCCGATCTGCGGGCCCGCCTCAACAGCCGTGTCGTCGGCCGCCGGTTCACCGACGTGCCGCCGCTGGTGCAGGACCTTCCGGAGTCCTTCGACACCGATGACCGGGTGACGGTCAAGGCCGTCCTCGACACCCTCCTCGAAACGCTGGTGGAGGAGGCGGAGGAGCGGCTGATGATCGGCGGCACCGCCAACCTCACCCGGTTCGGACACGATTTTCCCCTGACGATCAGGCCGGTGCTCGAAGCGCTGGAGGAGCAGGTCGTGCTCCTCAAGCTGCTGGGCGAGGCCAGTGAGTCGGGAATGGCCGTAAAGATCGGGCATGAGAATGCCTACGAGGGACTGAACTCCACGTCCGTCGTCTCGGTCGGCTACGGTTCGGGCGGCGAAGCAGTCGCCAAACTCGGCGTGGTCGGACCGACCCGCATGGACTACCCCGGAACGATGGGAGCGGTACGCGCAGTGGCACGTTACGTCGGACAGATCCTGGCGGAGTCGTAA
- a CDS encoding DUF3097 domain-containing protein yields the protein MREYSPDLTPQWKRAKPVPEVPADPDLVVEVAGTDFCGAVVGCEAGTVTLEDRFGKRRVFPLEPRGFLLDGAVVTLTRPVRGPAAPLRTASGSLAVPGARARVARAGRIYVEGRHDAELVERVWGDDLRIEGVVVEYLEGIDDLPSVVADFAPGPDARLGVLVDHLVPGSKESRIAASVTSADVLIVGHPYVDVWQAVKPSALGIREWPVIPRGQDWKTGICRALGWPENTGAAWQHILSRVTSYKDLEPVLLGRVEELIDFVTAGGTS from the coding sequence ATGCGTGAGTACTCCCCCGACCTGACCCCGCAGTGGAAGCGCGCCAAGCCCGTCCCGGAGGTGCCGGCCGATCCCGACCTGGTGGTCGAGGTGGCGGGTACGGACTTCTGCGGCGCGGTGGTGGGCTGCGAGGCGGGCACCGTCACCCTGGAGGACCGCTTCGGCAAGCGGCGCGTCTTCCCGCTGGAGCCGCGCGGCTTCCTCCTGGACGGTGCGGTGGTCACCCTGACCCGCCCCGTCCGCGGGCCCGCCGCCCCGCTGCGCACCGCCTCCGGCTCGCTGGCCGTCCCCGGGGCGCGGGCGCGGGTGGCCCGGGCGGGCCGGATCTACGTGGAGGGCCGCCACGACGCCGAGCTGGTGGAGCGGGTCTGGGGCGACGACCTGCGCATCGAGGGCGTGGTGGTCGAGTACCTGGAGGGCATCGACGACCTCCCGTCGGTGGTCGCGGACTTCGCCCCGGGCCCGGACGCCCGCCTCGGGGTCCTGGTGGACCACCTGGTGCCGGGCTCGAAGGAGTCCCGCATCGCGGCGTCGGTCACTTCGGCGGACGTCCTGATCGTGGGCCACCCGTACGTCGACGTCTGGCAGGCGGTGAAACCGTCCGCGCTGGGCATCCGGGAGTGGCCGGTCATCCCGCGCGGCCAGGACTGGAAGACGGGCATCTGCCGGGCCCTGGGCTGGCCGGAGAACACCGGCGCCGCCTGGCAGCACATCCTGTCCCGCGTGACCTCGTACAAGGACCTGGAGCCGGTCCTGCTGGGCCGCGTCGAGGAGCTGATCGACTTCGTTACGGCCGGCGGTACTTCTTGA
- the holA gene encoding DNA polymerase III subunit delta, whose protein sequence is MATRKNSTDDPLAPITLAVGQEDLLLDRAVREVVTAARAADADTDVRDLMSEQLQPGTLSELTSPSLFSERKVLVVRNAHDLSAETVKEVKAYLAAPYEEISLVLLHAGGVKGKSLLDAARKAGAREIACPKMTKPADRLAFVRGEFRALGRSATPEACQTLVDAIGSDLRELASAAAQLCADVEGTIDEAVVGRYYTGRAEASSFTVADRAVEGRAAEALEALRWSLSTGVAPVLITSALAQAVRAIGKLASAPRGARPGDLARDLGMPPWKIDRVRQQMRGWSADGVADALRAVAAADAGVKGGGDDPEYALEKAVVAVARAARPQRG, encoded by the coding sequence ATGGCCACCAGGAAGAATTCCACCGACGATCCGCTCGCCCCGATCACCCTCGCGGTGGGGCAGGAGGATCTGCTGCTCGACCGCGCCGTGCGGGAGGTGGTGACGGCGGCCCGCGCCGCCGACGCCGATACGGACGTGCGCGACCTCATGTCGGAGCAGCTGCAGCCGGGCACGCTGTCCGAGCTCACCAGCCCCTCGCTCTTCTCGGAGCGCAAGGTGCTGGTCGTGCGCAACGCGCACGACCTGTCCGCGGAAACGGTCAAGGAGGTCAAGGCGTACCTCGCCGCTCCGTACGAGGAGATCAGCCTCGTCCTCCTGCACGCGGGCGGCGTCAAGGGCAAGAGCCTGCTGGACGCCGCGCGCAAGGCGGGTGCCCGGGAGATCGCCTGCCCGAAGATGACGAAGCCGGCGGACCGGCTGGCGTTCGTACGGGGCGAGTTCCGCGCGCTGGGCCGTTCCGCGACGCCCGAGGCCTGCCAGACGCTGGTCGACGCGATCGGCAGCGACCTGCGGGAGCTGGCGAGCGCGGCCGCGCAGCTGTGCGCCGATGTCGAGGGCACGATCGACGAGGCCGTCGTCGGGCGGTACTACACCGGCCGGGCGGAGGCGTCGAGCTTCACGGTCGCCGACCGGGCGGTCGAGGGACGGGCCGCGGAGGCGCTGGAGGCCCTGCGCTGGTCCCTGTCCACCGGGGTGGCGCCGGTCCTGATCACCAGCGCGCTGGCCCAGGCGGTCCGGGCGATCGGCAAGCTGGCCTCGGCCCCCCGGGGAGCCCGTCCGGGAGACCTCGCGCGGGACCTGGGCATGCCGCCGTGGAAGATCGACCGGGTCCGGCAGCAGATGCGGGGATGGTCGGCGGACGGTGTCGCGGACGCGCTGCGGGCGGTGGCGGCGGCCGATGCGGGGGTCAAGGGCGGCGGCGATGATCCCGAGTACGCGCTGGAGAAGGCGGTCGTCGCCGTGGCGCGGGCGGCGCGCCCGCAGCGGGGCTGA
- a CDS encoding long-chain fatty acid--CoA ligase, producing MSDTQTLIENRPPTVATLFLERVAATPDGEAYRYPVPAADGRGGPDEWKSLSWGQSAERVFAIAAGLVDLGIQPEQRVALASNTRVEWILADLGVMCAGGAVTTIYPSTNAEESAFILSDSESRILIAEDAAQLAKARERRAELPALIHVVVVDATGVEPAEDDPEGWVLSLADLEARGREYLAKHPEAVKERIAAITAEQLATLIYTSGTTGRPKGVRLPHDNWSYMAKATVATGLITKDDVQYLWLPLAHVFGKVLTSGQIEVGHVTAVDGRIDKIIENLPIVQPTYMAAVPRIFEKVYNGVAAKARAGGGAKYKIFQWSVGVAREYAKVTQDNFRRTGRASAPLGLTTKHKIADALVYSKLREAFGGNLRAAVSGASALAPDIGYFFSGAGIHILEGYGLTESSAASFVNPGEAYRTGTVGKPLPGTEVRIADDGEVLLRGPGIMQGYHGQPEKTAEVLEADGWLHTGDIGELSADGYLRITDRKKDLIKTSGGKYVAPAEIEGQFKAICPYVSSIVVHGADRNFCSALIALDEPSILVWAAENGLEGKTYSQVLAAPETGRLIETYVQTLNEGLQRWQTVKKFRLLPRDLDVEHGDLTPSLKLKRPVVEREFKHLIEEMYEGSREA from the coding sequence GTGAGCGACACACAGACCTTGATCGAGAACCGTCCGCCCACCGTGGCGACCCTCTTCCTGGAGCGAGTCGCCGCCACGCCCGACGGTGAGGCCTACCGCTACCCCGTCCCCGCGGCGGACGGCCGCGGCGGCCCGGACGAGTGGAAGTCGCTCAGCTGGGGACAGTCCGCCGAGCGGGTTTTCGCCATCGCGGCGGGCCTCGTCGACCTCGGGATCCAGCCGGAGCAGCGCGTCGCGCTGGCCTCCAACACCCGGGTCGAGTGGATCCTGGCCGACCTCGGCGTGATGTGCGCCGGCGGCGCCGTGACCACGATCTACCCGAGCACGAACGCGGAGGAGTCGGCGTTCATCCTCTCCGACTCCGAGAGCCGGATCCTGATCGCCGAGGACGCCGCTCAGCTGGCCAAGGCCCGCGAGCGGCGCGCCGAGCTGCCCGCCCTCATCCACGTCGTGGTCGTGGACGCCACCGGCGTGGAGCCGGCCGAGGACGACCCCGAGGGCTGGGTGCTCTCGCTCGCGGACCTCGAGGCGCGCGGCCGGGAGTACCTCGCCAAGCACCCCGAGGCGGTCAAGGAGCGGATCGCGGCCATCACCGCCGAGCAGCTCGCCACCCTCATCTACACCTCCGGCACCACCGGCCGCCCCAAGGGCGTGCGGCTGCCGCACGACAACTGGTCGTACATGGCCAAGGCCACCGTCGCCACGGGCCTGATCACCAAGGACGACGTCCAGTACCTCTGGCTGCCGCTCGCGCACGTCTTCGGCAAGGTGCTCACCTCCGGCCAGATCGAGGTCGGGCACGTCACCGCCGTCGACGGCCGCATCGACAAGATCATCGAGAACCTGCCGATCGTCCAGCCGACGTACATGGCGGCCGTCCCGCGCATCTTCGAGAAGGTCTACAACGGGGTCGCGGCCAAGGCCCGGGCCGGCGGCGGCGCCAAGTACAAGATCTTCCAGTGGTCCGTGGGCGTCGCTCGCGAGTACGCGAAGGTCACCCAGGACAACTTCCGCCGCACCGGCCGCGCGAGCGCCCCCCTCGGCCTCACCACCAAGCACAAGATCGCCGACGCGCTCGTCTACTCCAAGCTCCGCGAGGCCTTCGGCGGCAACCTGCGCGCCGCCGTCTCCGGCGCCTCCGCCCTCGCCCCCGACATCGGGTACTTCTTCTCGGGCGCCGGCATCCACATCCTGGAGGGCTACGGGCTCACCGAGTCCAGCGCCGCCTCCTTCGTCAACCCCGGCGAGGCCTACCGCACCGGCACGGTCGGCAAGCCGCTCCCCGGCACCGAGGTGCGCATCGCCGACGACGGCGAGGTCCTGCTGCGCGGCCCCGGCATCATGCAGGGCTACCACGGGCAGCCCGAGAAGACCGCCGAGGTCCTGGAGGCCGACGGCTGGCTGCACACCGGAGACATCGGCGAGCTGTCGGCGGACGGCTACCTGCGCATCACGGACCGCAAGAAGGACCTGATCAAGACCTCGGGCGGCAAGTACGTCGCCCCGGCGGAGATCGAGGGCCAGTTCAAGGCGATCTGCCCGTACGTCTCCAGCATCGTCGTCCACGGCGCCGACCGGAACTTCTGCTCCGCCCTCATCGCCCTCGACGAGCCCTCCATCCTGGTGTGGGCCGCCGAGAACGGGCTGGAGGGCAAGACGTACTCGCAGGTCCTGGCGGCCCCCGAGACCGGCCGGCTCATCGAGACGTACGTCCAGACCCTCAACGAGGGGCTCCAGCGCTGGCAGACGGTCAAGAAGTTCCGCCTCCTGCCGCGCGACCTCGACGTGGAGCACGGCGACCTGACCCCCAGCCTCAAGCTGAAGCGTCCGGTCGTCGAGCGTGAGTTCAAGCACCTGATCGAGGAGATGTACGAGGGGTCGCGCGAGGCGTAG
- the dnaJ gene encoding molecular chaperone DnaJ has protein sequence MATDYYAVLGVRRDASQDEIKKAFRRLARELHPDVNPDPKTQERFKEINAAYEVLSDPQKKQVFDLGGDPLSSSGGGGGAGGFGAGGFGNFSDIMDAFFGQSSQRGPRSRTRRGQDAMIRLDLELDEAAFGTTKDIQVDTAVVCTTCSGEGAAPGTSAQTCDMCRGRGEVSQVTRSFLGQVMTSRPCPQCQGFGTVVPTPCPECAGDGRVRSRRSLTVKIPAGVENGTRIQLAGEGEVGPGGGPAGDLYVEIHELPHPTFQRRGDDLHCTVTIPMTAASLGTKCPLETLDGLEEIDIRPGTQSGQAIPLHGRGVTHLRGGGRGDLIVHVEVTTPSKLDPAQEDLLRQLAKLRGEERPLGQFAPGQQGLFSRLKDAFNGR, from the coding sequence GTGGCCACGGACTACTACGCCGTTCTCGGCGTGCGCCGCGACGCATCGCAGGACGAGATCAAGAAGGCCTTCCGCCGCCTGGCGCGCGAACTCCACCCGGACGTGAATCCGGACCCGAAGACGCAGGAGCGCTTCAAGGAGATCAACGCGGCCTACGAGGTGCTCTCGGACCCGCAGAAGAAGCAGGTCTTCGACCTCGGCGGCGACCCGCTGTCCTCCTCGGGAGGCGGCGGCGGCGCGGGCGGATTCGGAGCGGGCGGCTTCGGCAACTTCTCCGACATCATGGACGCCTTCTTCGGCCAGTCCTCGCAGCGCGGACCGCGCTCGCGGACCCGCCGCGGCCAGGACGCCATGATCCGCCTCGACCTGGAGCTGGACGAGGCCGCCTTCGGCACCACCAAGGACATCCAGGTCGACACGGCCGTCGTCTGCACCACCTGCTCCGGTGAGGGCGCCGCACCCGGCACCTCGGCGCAGACGTGTGACATGTGCCGCGGCCGCGGCGAAGTCTCGCAGGTCACCCGGTCCTTCCTGGGCCAGGTCATGACCTCGCGCCCCTGCCCGCAGTGCCAGGGCTTCGGCACCGTGGTCCCGACCCCGTGCCCCGAGTGCGCGGGCGACGGCCGGGTCCGCTCCCGCCGCAGCCTCACGGTCAAGATCCCGGCCGGTGTCGAGAACGGCACCCGGATCCAGCTCGCGGGCGAGGGCGAGGTCGGCCCCGGCGGCGGCCCCGCCGGCGACCTCTACGTGGAGATCCACGAGCTGCCGCACCCGACCTTCCAGCGGCGCGGGGACGACCTGCACTGCACGGTCACCATCCCGATGACCGCGGCGTCCCTGGGCACCAAGTGCCCGCTGGAGACGCTGGACGGCCTGGAGGAGATCGACATCCGGCCCGGCACCCAGTCCGGCCAGGCGATCCCGCTGCACGGCCGGGGCGTCACGCACCTGCGCGGCGGCGGGCGCGGCGACCTGATCGTGCACGTCGAGGTCACCACCCCCAGCAAGCTGGACCCGGCGCAGGAGGACCTGCTGCGCCAGCTGGCGAAGCTGCGCGGCGAAGAGCGGCCGCTCGGCCAGTTCGCGCCGGGCCAGCAGGGGCTGTTCAGCCGCCTGAAGGACGCCTTCAACGGCCGCTGA